The genomic window GCTGACATCAGCATTCTTCAGCCACAGGTCAGTGAGCGGCTCCAACGAACCACCTGAATAAAGCGCCTGCGCCAGGAACACCGCATTGATCCCGCCTGCACTGGCACCCGTCAGAATGTCGGGCAGAACCCTCAAGCGCAGGGAATAGTCCGTCTCAATCTGTTCGAGAAGATCGCTGTAAACCCCTGCGACCCCGCCAATCTCCTCGCCGTCCTGACGCGCGCGGCTTGCTCTGGCGACGTGCCAGATCTCCTTTGTGACGCCGTGCATATAAACTGCAAGGCTGACACCGCCGTAGCAAACAAGAGCGAGGCGCAATTCCTTTTGACGCATAACGAATTCGCTCATGCCGGGGTTTCTCCGCATTCGCAATTGCGTTCTGCAAATGTTCTGGTAACAAGTTGCGCCATGGCAAAAGCAAAAAAGCGATATGTTTGCGCAAATTGCGGCTCAGTTTCTCCGCGATGGCAGGGGCAATGCGGTGATTGCGGTGAATGGAACACATTGACCGAAGATGTGCCCGCAACGGTGTTTTCGCAAAAGCATGATTTGTCGAGCGGTGGGCGCGGCATTGAATTTGTGCCTCTTAACCGACCCGCAGAATTGCCTGTGCGCAAATCAACCGGGCTTGCTGAATTCGACCGCGCGCTTGGCGGAGGCATCGTTCCGGGCTCAGCCATTCTTATGGGCGGCGATCCGGGGATCGGGAAATCGACCCTGCTATTGCAAACTGCGGCGACAATCGCGCGCGGTGGAAATGACGTTGTCTATGTTAGCGGTGAGGAAGCCGCAGGCCAAGTGCGCCTGCGTGCACAGCGCCTTGGTGTGGCAGATGCTCCCATTCGCCTCGCTTCCGAAACTTCAGTGCGCGACATTCTGACAACGCTGGGGCAGGGTGATCCGCCAGCCCTGCTTGTGATCGATTCCATTCAGACCATGCATTCTGACACCATCGAAGGCGCGCCAGGAACGGTGAGCCAGGTGCGAGGATGCGCGTTGGAACTGATCCGCTATGCTAAAGCGTCAGGCGCAGCGCTTGTGCTGGTCGGGCACGTGACCAAGGATGGCAATATCGCTGGCCCTCGCGTGCTTGAACACATGGTCGATGTGGTCATGAGCTTTGAGGGCGAGCGCAGCCACCAGTACCGTATCCTTCGCGCACTCAAAAACCGCTTTGGCGCGGTGGATGAAATCGGCGTGTTTTCGATGGAAGGGGCAGGGCTTGAAGAGGTTTCAAACCCCTCAATGCTGTTCCTGTCAGGCCGCGATCAGCCTTTGGCGGGAAGCGCGGTGTTTCCAGCGCTTGAGGGGACACGGCCAGTACTCGTCGAAATTCAGGCGCTTATCGTTCGGCTTCAATCAGGTGCGACACCAAGGCGCGCGGTTGTTGGATGGGACAATGGGCGCCTCGCTATGCTCCTTGCGGTGCTGGAATCGCGCTGCGGGCTTAATTTTTCTAGTGCGGAAGTTTATCTCAATATCGCTGGCGGATACCGATTGTCTGATCCTGCCGCCGATCTCGCTGTTGCCGCAGCGCTAGTCTCAGCGCTCGCGGACAAGCCTTTGCCGCAAAAATCGGCATGGTTTGGTGAGGTTTCGCTTGCAGGTGAAATCCGCCCCGTCTCGCACGCTGACCTTCGCCTGCGCGAAACCGCGAAACTGGGCTTTGTCAAAGGCTACGGCCCATCGGGCGCCAAGACCGGCTCATCGAAGCTTGCGTATAAAGGTATAAATCAACTTTCGAACCTCGTTGACCAAGTGATGGCAACCGCATAATCCGCAAGGCCGTTATGACGGGCTTTGACATAATCGTACTGATCATCGTCGCAGTTGCGGCTGTGGGCGGGTTTCTAAGAGGGCTGGTGCAAGAGGTTTTGAGCCTTGCCGCCTGGATACTGGCGGCTTGTTCCGTGCACTACCTGCACGGCGACCTCACGCAGTTCCTGCTCGGCTTTTATAACCTTGACCCCGGCGCCGCGATCCTCGCTTTCGCGCTTCTTCTCATCATTCCTTATGCCGCGATGAAGCTGATTGCGGGCAATGTGGGGGAGGCTTCGCGCGGCTCTATCCTTGGCCCTATCGACAGAGTCCTCGGCTTTGGTTTTGGCGCGGTGAAAGGCGCGATCATCGTTGTTTTCGCCTTTTCGGTTCTGGTGCTCGGCTTTGATACGGTGTGGGGGTACAAAGGACGGCCTGACTGGATTTCTCAGGCGCGCACCTATCCGGCAGCGGATGCGTTTTCGCGTGAACTCGTGCGCATGATTGCCGCGCGCCGCGCGCAGCTTGCGGATGAAGAGCGCGCTAACGAAAGCGCCGGGGAGTAACAGGGCAGCGTGGCTGAAAAGCTTTACACGCCTGAGCTTCTGGAGCTTGCCACGGCCCTTGCGGATTTTCCGCTTACAGGCGATTTCGACTACCGCGCGCAAGGCCGCTCGCGAACCTGTGGCAGCACTATCGAGGTTGGAGTGGACCTTGACCCTGATGGAGTGCTCACCCGGATTGGCCTTCAAGTCAACGCGTGTGCCATCGGGCAGAGTTCTGCTGCAATCCTCGCGCTCAATGCAAAAGGGCGCACAGCAAATGATTTTCGGCGCACCCTCAAGGCAATCGAAGAATGGCTAAGCGGTGATGGATCATCGCAAGAGAACCTGCCCAATTGGCTAGGGTTCGAGGCGCTGGCACCTGCGCATCCGCATAAAGGGCGGCACGGCGCACTCTTATTGGCGTGGACGGCCATCAATCAGGCGCTTTCCTCTGCGCCTTCGTCTCGTTAAGGCTTCTCGTCAGAAGAGAATATCGCACAGCAAAGGCGAACGGGGACATATGTCATCAACATCTGCAACCAATGAGGCAAAGGCACTTGGTGAGCGCGAGCCAACCAAGAAAGAAATCCGTCTTGTGGTCGGCGCATCAAGCGCAGGGACCATTTTTGAATGGTACGATTTTTTCATCTACGGAACGCTCGCCTACATCCTGAAAGATGCGTTTTACGATGTCGATGATCCCACGCTTGGGTTGTTGCTGGTGTGGTCAACCTTTGCCGTGGGCTTCGCCTTTCGCCCGATTGGCGCAATCCTGTTCGGCTTTCTTGGAGACAAGCTGGGGCGCAAATACACCTTCCTTGTGACTGTCACCTTGATGGGAATAGCGACTGCCGGGGTGGGCTTCATCCCGACAGTGGACACAATCGGGGTGGCGGCTCCCATCATCGTCATCATCTTGCGGGTTTTACAAGGTCTTGCACTGGGCGGAGAATATGGCGGGGCGGCGATTTACGTCGCTGAACACTCACCCCCCAATCAGCGCGGCTATTACACCAGCTATATTCAGGCCTCGGTTGCGGGCGGTTTTGTGCTGTCGATCATAGTGGTCCTCTCATGCCGCTTCCTCATCCCTGAGGCGGAGTTTGAAGCATGGGGCTGGCGCGTGCCGTTCCTCCTCTCCATCCTGCTTCTCGCCATATCGCTGTGGATGCGGTTGATGTTGTCGGAAAGCCCCGTCTTTAAGGCGATGAAAGAAGCGGGCGAGACGAGCGGAAACCCCTTCGTTGAGAGCTTCACCTATCCCGGCAACAAAAAGCGCATTTTCGTGGCCCTGTTCGGGGTGACGGGCATTCTCACCACCATTTGGTACACTGCGTTCTTCTCAGGGATGAGCTTTTTGCGCGGGCCCATGCACGTCGATCCGTTCACGGTTGAGGTGATCCTGCTGATCGCGGGGGCGATTGCGATGAGCTTCTACATTTTCGTAGGCAAATGGTCGGATAGGGTCGGACGCAAAAAGCCGATCATTATTGGCGCGCTTGCGACCCTCGCTCTGCTTTTCCCGACGTTTTGGGGGCTGGGCAGCCTCGCCAACCCCGGCCTTGCCGAAGCATCGGAGCGCGCGCCGATCGTGGTGTCCGGGCCGGAATGTGTGACCGATCCATTTGCTGAATTGTTCGACCGGGAACAGACCGATTGCGGCAAGATTTTGGGCACTCTGACGGCGTCAGGTGTCGCGTACACTCTCGTGCCCGGCGACACGCTTTCCATCACAGTCGATGGCAACGAACTTGATGACGAACCTTCATGGTATGAAAGCGGGCAAGCGCGCACTGAAGGCCTGCAAAGTGCGCTGAGCGAGTACGGGTTTGACTTCTCCAAGCAGCAGCCGGAATTGGTCAACATTCTCGGAATTATCGGGCTCTTGCTCCTCCTCGGCCTGCTATCAGCTCTCACATATGGTTCGGTCGCAGCGCTTTTGTCGGAAATGTTTCCGCCCAAAATCCGCTACTCCTCCATGTCGATCCCCTATCATATCGGCGCAGGCTATCTCGGTGGGTTCCTGCCGCTTATCGCAGGCGTGATCGTGGCGAGCACGGGCGATATTTACGCAGGCCTATGGTACACATGGGCGGTGGTGGCATTTGGCGTCGTGGTTGCGTGGTGGGGTATCCCCGATGGTCCCCCAAGAGACTTTGAAGACGATGCCGCTGGCTGAGGTCTCGGCGCCTGAGCCGACACTAAGGCTGCGTGTCGATAAGGATGCCCTGGCGCATAATTGGCGCGCGCTGGACAGGCTTTCCGGAGATGCGTCTGCCGGGGCTGCGGTCAAAGCCAATTGCTATGGCCTTGGTGTTGATGCTTGCGTACCAGTGCTGCGCGATGCGGGATGCGAGGCTTTCTTCGTCGCTCATTGGAGCGAGGTTGGAGCGCTTTTGCCTCATGTAGAGTCCACGCAAATCGCTGTGCTTCACGGTCCGGTGCGCGATAAAGATGTCGCCCTTGCCAAAGCGATTGGAGCGGTCCCTGTGCTCAATTCCTTGTCTCAGGTGCAGCGCTGGAATTCTGGCGGAGGAGGGCGGTGTCACCTGATGGTCGACACTGGCATCAACCGTTTGGGCCTATCGGCAAACGAGCTTGGCGATCCCTCAGTCGCGAAGCTCGAAGTTGACATATTGATGAGCCATCTGGCCTGCGCCGACGAAGACAGCGCGATGAATGGCAGGCAATTGTCCGCATTTCGCGATTGCCTGCCATTGGTAACCCATCGCCGCACCAGCCTCGCAAACAGCGCCGGGATCGCGCTTGGTTCAGAGTACAGCTTTGACCTCACCCGCCCTGGCCTTGCGCTTTACGGTGGTATCCCGCGCGCGCAGCTTGCCGACACTATTCGCCAGGTCGCCTATATCGACGCTGCAATCATGCAAACGCGCACGTTGAGCGCGGGTGATGCGGTTGGTTATAATGGTGAATTCATTGCACAGCGCCCTATGCGCGCAGGCACTGTCTCGCTTGGCTATGCCGATGGATTTTTGCGCAACCGAGGCCCCGGCACCTCACTGCTGCACGGTGAAGCGAGCTTGCCGATAATTGGCAAAGTGTCGATGGACATGATCATCGTTGACCTCACCGATGCGCCCGAACTTGGCGAAGGCGATTGGCTTGAAGTGCCCATGGGCCTTCGCGATGCAGCGCAACAAAGCGGACTTTCGCAATATGAATTATTGACCGTCCTAGGCTCGCGCCTGCGATAAAAACTGTAAGCAATGCAAGAACACTAACACTCGTGTTGCACCGCACAGTGTGCAGGTGCTAAGAAGGGTATTCTAAAAATTTTTCGGGATAGGCTATGGCTCGCAAATCTGCCGATGCAGCAATTAATGTTGGTGATGATACCATCGTCATCAAGAAATACGCCAATCGACGCCTCTATAACACGGCTTCTTCGAGCTACATCACTTTGGAAGATCTTGCCAAAATGGTGCGCGAGAACGTCGATTTTGCGGTTTTCGATGCAAAATCCAACGAGGACATCACCCGGTCGATCCTGACGCAAATCATCATGGATGAAGAAGCCAACGGCGGTCAGATGCTCCCTGTCAGCTTTTTAAGAGAGCTGATCTCGATGTATGGCAATTCGATGCAAACCCTCATGCCGTCATATCTCGACGCGACGATGACGAATTTTCGTGAGCGGCAAAGCGAGATCCGCGAGGCGTTCGACAAGGGGATGCAAAACAACCCGCTCAGCGCCATTCACGAAACCAATATGGCCATGATGCGCGCTGCTGCGGAAACGTTCATTCCCGGCGTCGCTAAGAAGAAGGCTGAACCTTCTGCCAAAGTGGGGGCCTCCGAAGAGATTGCCCTGCTGCGCGAGCAGATGGCCGCCATGCAAAAGAAGCTGGACGAATTGGGCAAATAGAGGCAGGGCCGGGCCTTCAAGTTATGGGCTGAACACAAGCCCGATCGAGCAGGAAAATTCGCAGTGTCTAACAATCCCCCGGCGATCAAACACGCGCTCAATGTGAAGCGCGAAGATGATTTTGCCAAATGGTATCAAGAAGTTATCAGCGCAGCTGACCTTGCCGAGGAATCCGGCGTGCGCGGCTGTATGGTAATCAAGCCGTGGGGCTATGGCATTTGGGAGCGTGTTCAACGCTTGATGGACGACCGGATTAAAGCGGCTGGCATCGACAACGCATATTTTCCGCTCTTCATCCCGCTTGCCAATTTTGAACGTGAAGCCGACCACGTTGACGGCTTTGCAAAAGAGATGGCCGTCGTCACCCACCACCGTCTGATCGCAGATGGAAAAGGCGGGCTGATCCCTGACCCAGAAGCGAAGCTGGAAGAACCGCTTGTGGTTCGTCCTACGTCTGAGACGATTATTGGCGATGCGATGGCGCGTTGGGTGCAAAGCTGGCGTGACTTGCCCCTTATGCTGAACCAATGGGCCAATGTTGTGCGTTGGGAAATGCGTACGCGGATGTTTCTTCGGACCTCTGAATTCCTCTGGCAGGAAGGGCACACCGCTCACGCCACGCGCGATGAAGCTCTTGAGGAAACGCACCGCGCGCTGGAGATGTACCGCGCTTGTCTTGAAGAAGACTTGGCCATGCCGGTGATCGCTGGTGAAAAGCCAGAGAATGAGCGTTTCCCGGGCGCCGATGAAACCTGGTCGGTCGAGGCGATGATGCAGGACGGCAAGGCGCTTCAAGCGGGAACCTCGCATTATCTCGGCACCTCTTTTGCTGAGGCTGCGGGTATCAATTACCAAGATAAAGACGGCGAGCATCAGCTTGCCCACACCACCAGTTGGGGCACCTCAACGCGCATGATCGGCGGCGTTGTGATGACACACGGCGATGATGACGGCCTGCGCGTGCCACCGCGCATTGCGCCACATCAGGTCATCATCCTTCCCATGCTGCGCGATAAGCCCGAGGATGAGGCTGTGCTCGCTTACTGCGAGGAAGTACGTGCCTCTTTGAAGGGCCTTACAGCCCTTGGTGAACCAATCCGTGTTCTGCTCGACAAGTCACCGGGTAAGGCCGCAACCAAACGTTGGAATTGGGTCAAGAAAGGCGCGCCTGTCATCGTCGAGGTTGGCCCTCGCGATATGGAAAACGGCAAGGTTGCTGTGCTTCGCCGCGACGCTCTCTGGAATCTGGATAATGGTAAGCCTGCAATGGCCTTCACCCCGCGCGATGAATTCGCCAGCGGCGTGTCGCAGCTTCTTGAAGATATTCAATCGGGCCTGTTCAACGAAGCGGCAGAGCGCCGTGATGCGAATATCACGCGCGGGCTTACCGATTGGCACGATGTGGTCAATTCCTTCCGCAAAGGCGGTAAGTATCCCGGCTGGGTCGAAGTCCAATGGGCGCGGCCTACGGGCGCCGAACTTGAGGCGGTGGTTGAGAAGCTGAAGGCTGAGAAACTGACCTTCCGCAACGTGCCGCGCGACAGCGAGCCTGCGGACGGAACTTGCATTTTCTCAGGCAAACCAGCGGTTGAGCGTATTCTCGTGGCTCGCGCCTATTAAATGGTGGTCTACAAACCCAAACATCAGGGGATGCCCTCTAAAAAGCAGATCCTTGAATTTATTCAGACCTCTGACGAGCCTGCCGGAAAACGTGAGATCGCTCGTGCTTTTGGCCTCAAGGGTCAGGAGAAAATCACGCTCAAGCGCGTTCTAAAGGACATGGCTGAAGAAGGGCTGATCGACGGCAAGAAGACCGCCTATCACCGAATGGGTGGCGTACCAAAGGTAACGGTACTGCGCGTGATTGAGATCGAGGATGGCGAGCCTATCGCGATCCCTGACAATTGGTCGCCCGAAGCACCCGAAAAGCCACCGCGTATCACTTTGCGGGAAATGAAGGCGAGGGGCGGCAAACGTCCTGCAGCACTCAAGCGCGGTGACAGGGTGCTATCCCGCACCGAAGAAACAGAGGCAGGCTGGATTGCCTTCCCGATGAAGAAGCTGCCCCCGCGCACTGAAGGGTTGATGGGGGTTGTCGAAATGGACGGGAGCGGCAAACCGTGGCTCGCACCCGTTGACAAGCGTGTTCGCAACTCAGCCAAGATCGTTGATCTTGGCGAAGCCGAAGAGGGCCAACTCGTGATCGCCGAACGGGCAGGCCGTTCAGAGCGAGCTGGCGTCAAGGTCATCGAAGTCGTGGGCGATCCGCTCGCGCCCAAAAGTTTCAGCCTCATCGCCATTGCTAAACATGGTATCCCGCACGTCTTTCAAGATGGCGTACACGAAGAGGCCGCGCGTGTGGCCAATCTGAAGCTGTCCAAAGACAAACGCGAAGACCTGCGCGATGTGCCAATCGTCGCTATCGACCCGGCCGATGCGCGCGACCATGACGACGCCATCTGGGCCGAACCGGACGGGAAGGGCGGCTATAACGCGATTATCGCAATTGCCGATGTGAGCTTTTACGTTCGCC from Erythrobacter sp. SCSIO 43205 includes these protein-coding regions:
- the radA gene encoding DNA repair protein RadA; its protein translation is MAKAKKRYVCANCGSVSPRWQGQCGDCGEWNTLTEDVPATVFSQKHDLSSGGRGIEFVPLNRPAELPVRKSTGLAEFDRALGGGIVPGSAILMGGDPGIGKSTLLLQTAATIARGGNDVVYVSGEEAAGQVRLRAQRLGVADAPIRLASETSVRDILTTLGQGDPPALLVIDSIQTMHSDTIEGAPGTVSQVRGCALELIRYAKASGAALVLVGHVTKDGNIAGPRVLEHMVDVVMSFEGERSHQYRILRALKNRFGAVDEIGVFSMEGAGLEEVSNPSMLFLSGRDQPLAGSAVFPALEGTRPVLVEIQALIVRLQSGATPRRAVVGWDNGRLAMLLAVLESRCGLNFSSAEVYLNIAGGYRLSDPAADLAVAAALVSALADKPLPQKSAWFGEVSLAGEIRPVSHADLRLRETAKLGFVKGYGPSGAKTGSSKLAYKGINQLSNLVDQVMATA
- a CDS encoding CvpA family protein, encoding MTGFDIIVLIIVAVAAVGGFLRGLVQEVLSLAAWILAACSVHYLHGDLTQFLLGFYNLDPGAAILAFALLLIIPYAAMKLIAGNVGEASRGSILGPIDRVLGFGFGAVKGAIIVVFAFSVLVLGFDTVWGYKGRPDWISQARTYPAADAFSRELVRMIAARRAQLADEERANESAGE
- a CDS encoding MFS transporter codes for the protein MSSTSATNEAKALGEREPTKKEIRLVVGASSAGTIFEWYDFFIYGTLAYILKDAFYDVDDPTLGLLLVWSTFAVGFAFRPIGAILFGFLGDKLGRKYTFLVTVTLMGIATAGVGFIPTVDTIGVAAPIIVIILRVLQGLALGGEYGGAAIYVAEHSPPNQRGYYTSYIQASVAGGFVLSIIVVLSCRFLIPEAEFEAWGWRVPFLLSILLLAISLWMRLMLSESPVFKAMKEAGETSGNPFVESFTYPGNKKRIFVALFGVTGILTTIWYTAFFSGMSFLRGPMHVDPFTVEVILLIAGAIAMSFYIFVGKWSDRVGRKKPIIIGALATLALLFPTFWGLGSLANPGLAEASERAPIVVSGPECVTDPFAELFDREQTDCGKILGTLTASGVAYTLVPGDTLSITVDGNELDDEPSWYESGQARTEGLQSALSEYGFDFSKQQPELVNILGIIGLLLLLGLLSALTYGSVAALLSEMFPPKIRYSSMSIPYHIGAGYLGGFLPLIAGVIVASTGDIYAGLWYTWAVVAFGVVVAWWGIPDGPPRDFEDDAAG
- a CDS encoding iron-sulfur cluster assembly scaffold protein, which produces MAEKLYTPELLELATALADFPLTGDFDYRAQGRSRTCGSTIEVGVDLDPDGVLTRIGLQVNACAIGQSSAAILALNAKGRTANDFRRTLKAIEEWLSGDGSSQENLPNWLGFEALAPAHPHKGRHGALLLAWTAINQALSSAPSSR
- the alr gene encoding alanine racemase, with the protein product MPLAEVSAPEPTLRLRVDKDALAHNWRALDRLSGDASAGAAVKANCYGLGVDACVPVLRDAGCEAFFVAHWSEVGALLPHVESTQIAVLHGPVRDKDVALAKAIGAVPVLNSLSQVQRWNSGGGGRCHLMVDTGINRLGLSANELGDPSVAKLEVDILMSHLACADEDSAMNGRQLSAFRDCLPLVTHRRTSLANSAGIALGSEYSFDLTRPGLALYGGIPRAQLADTIRQVAYIDAAIMQTRTLSAGDAVGYNGEFIAQRPMRAGTVSLGYADGFLRNRGPGTSLLHGEASLPIIGKVSMDMIIVDLTDAPELGEGDWLEVPMGLRDAAQQSGLSQYELLTVLGSRLR
- the phaR gene encoding polyhydroxyalkanoate synthesis repressor PhaR, whose product is MARKSADAAINVGDDTIVIKKYANRRLYNTASSSYITLEDLAKMVRENVDFAVFDAKSNEDITRSILTQIIMDEEANGGQMLPVSFLRELISMYGNSMQTLMPSYLDATMTNFRERQSEIREAFDKGMQNNPLSAIHETNMAMMRAAAETFIPGVAKKKAEPSAKVGASEEIALLREQMAAMQKKLDELGK
- the proS gene encoding proline--tRNA ligase, producing MSNNPPAIKHALNVKREDDFAKWYQEVISAADLAEESGVRGCMVIKPWGYGIWERVQRLMDDRIKAAGIDNAYFPLFIPLANFEREADHVDGFAKEMAVVTHHRLIADGKGGLIPDPEAKLEEPLVVRPTSETIIGDAMARWVQSWRDLPLMLNQWANVVRWEMRTRMFLRTSEFLWQEGHTAHATRDEALEETHRALEMYRACLEEDLAMPVIAGEKPENERFPGADETWSVEAMMQDGKALQAGTSHYLGTSFAEAAGINYQDKDGEHQLAHTTSWGTSTRMIGGVVMTHGDDDGLRVPPRIAPHQVIILPMLRDKPEDEAVLAYCEEVRASLKGLTALGEPIRVLLDKSPGKAATKRWNWVKKGAPVIVEVGPRDMENGKVAVLRRDALWNLDNGKPAMAFTPRDEFASGVSQLLEDIQSGLFNEAAERRDANITRGLTDWHDVVNSFRKGGKYPGWVEVQWARPTGAELEAVVEKLKAEKLTFRNVPRDSEPADGTCIFSGKPAVERILVARAY